The Nocardioides humi genome includes a region encoding these proteins:
- a CDS encoding DUF6297 family protein produces the protein MSTDPAAVAELRAEIRHWRRSRRTLSLGEALQDLYIGVFAVLMLGSMLISVLVNLSDLGDRSCVAADCSAARSLLPWLVVGTLLAVLWSLARMVGPVAVSPGVAAWLLPTPVDRGELLRGRARGTTLLAAALVAPVAAAAATLAGLGMPSSALFTACAAGVAAYGVGALVHAQATATGPRSRHPALLLGPVSLLAVGAGLAAIASSRAPALSVSGAARVPWTVGTALVWVAVVVLLLRVRRLTARLRRRDVAPGGVLVPGLGGALATLDLALMFDVLVAHATGRRGAVRPRRGGPQGLAALAWRDLVRLRRHPGRVALLAGSLLVPYAVAAVGGGVVVVLVEVLVCFVLVLPFLVALRVLTRSSGMARMFPTALGPTRAAAVVVPGALLVGHGLLSAPALHRTLDGTGPDLALLGAAAGLGGLAAGVRWVTGRPPDYGRPLVSTPAGGVPTNLYGSVLRGVDVAVLTALPMLLSPTAGGAVLAMALALGVLSYLCGRR, from the coding sequence GTGAGCACCGATCCGGCCGCCGTCGCCGAGCTCCGGGCCGAGATCCGGCACTGGCGCCGCAGCCGGCGGACGCTGAGCCTGGGCGAGGCGCTGCAGGACCTGTACATCGGCGTGTTCGCGGTGCTGATGCTCGGCTCGATGCTGATCAGCGTCCTGGTGAACCTCTCCGACCTCGGCGACCGGTCGTGTGTCGCGGCCGACTGCTCGGCGGCCCGGTCACTGCTGCCCTGGCTGGTCGTCGGGACGCTGCTGGCCGTGCTGTGGTCGCTGGCCCGGATGGTCGGCCCGGTGGCGGTCAGCCCGGGCGTGGCCGCGTGGCTGCTGCCCACCCCGGTCGACCGCGGCGAGCTGCTCCGCGGCCGCGCCCGCGGTACGACGCTCCTCGCGGCGGCGCTCGTCGCGCCGGTCGCGGCGGCCGCCGCGACCCTGGCCGGACTCGGGATGCCGTCGTCGGCGTTGTTCACGGCCTGCGCGGCCGGTGTGGCGGCGTACGGCGTGGGCGCGCTCGTCCACGCCCAGGCCACGGCGACCGGGCCGCGGAGCCGCCATCCAGCGCTGCTGCTCGGGCCGGTGAGCCTGCTCGCGGTCGGCGCCGGCCTCGCGGCGATCGCGTCCTCCCGCGCCCCCGCGCTGTCGGTGTCCGGGGCCGCCCGGGTGCCGTGGACGGTCGGCACGGCGCTGGTCTGGGTCGCCGTCGTGGTGCTCCTGCTCCGGGTACGACGCCTCACCGCCCGGCTGCGCCGTCGCGACGTGGCCCCGGGCGGGGTGCTCGTCCCCGGTCTGGGCGGCGCCCTGGCGACCCTGGACCTGGCCCTGATGTTCGACGTCCTCGTCGCCCACGCCACCGGCCGACGCGGTGCGGTGCGGCCGCGCCGCGGCGGTCCGCAGGGGCTCGCGGCCCTCGCCTGGCGCGACCTGGTCCGGCTGCGGCGTCACCCCGGCCGAGTGGCGCTGCTCGCCGGCTCCCTGCTGGTGCCGTACGCCGTCGCGGCGGTCGGCGGCGGCGTCGTGGTCGTCCTGGTCGAGGTGCTGGTGTGCTTCGTGCTCGTGCTGCCGTTCCTGGTGGCGCTGCGGGTGCTGACCCGGTCGTCGGGCATGGCCCGGATGTTCCCGACGGCGCTGGGGCCGACCCGCGCCGCGGCGGTCGTCGTCCCGGGGGCGCTGCTGGTCGGCCACGGCCTGCTCAGCGCTCCCGCACTGCACCGCACCCTCGACGGCACCGGCCCCGACCTCGCGCTCCTCGGTGCGGCGGCCGGCCTCGGCGGCCTGGCCGCGGGGGTGCGCTGGGTGACGGGACGCCCGCCGGACTACGGCCGTCCGCTCGTCTCGACGCCGGCCGGCGGCGTGCCGACGAACCTCTACGGCAGCGTGCTGCGGGGCGTCGACGTGGCCGTGCTGACCGCGCTGCCGATGCTGCTCAGCCCGACCGCCGGCGGGGCGGTGCTGGCCATGGCGCTGGCGCTGGGCGTGCTCTCCTACCTGTGCGGACGACGATAG
- a CDS encoding ABC transporter ATP-binding protein: MSGTVLSVRGLTRTFGEHRVLADLDLEVAAGSAAVLVGPNGAGKSTALRCITGADQADAGTVEVLGERLDERSATIRAAMAVVMDDLDFFPDLTVVEHLDLFARAHRTPDPDAVVDDVLDEVGLTAQSGQLPTSLSSGQRRRLALAGAFVRPRRLLVLDEPEQRLDSEGLDWLVARLQAEKRAGLAVLLASHSPVLVEAVADDVVRLARPS; this comes from the coding sequence GTGAGCGGGACCGTCCTGTCGGTGCGCGGCCTCACGCGCACCTTCGGCGAGCACCGGGTCCTGGCGGACCTCGACCTGGAGGTGGCCGCGGGATCGGCGGCGGTCCTGGTGGGCCCGAACGGCGCGGGCAAGTCCACCGCGCTGCGGTGCATCACGGGAGCCGACCAGGCCGACGCCGGCACCGTCGAGGTGCTGGGGGAGCGGCTCGACGAGCGCTCGGCCACCATCCGCGCCGCGATGGCGGTGGTGATGGACGACCTCGACTTCTTCCCCGACCTCACCGTGGTCGAGCACCTCGACCTGTTCGCGCGCGCCCACCGTACGCCGGACCCGGACGCCGTGGTCGACGACGTGCTCGACGAGGTCGGGCTCACCGCGCAGTCCGGGCAGCTGCCGACCTCGCTCTCCTCCGGCCAGCGGCGGCGGCTCGCGCTGGCCGGTGCCTTCGTCCGGCCCCGGCGCCTGCTGGTGCTGGACGAGCCCGAGCAGCGGCTGGACTCGGAGGGCCTCGACTGGCTGGTGGCCCGGCTGCAGGCCGAGAAGCGGGCCGGGCTCGCGGTCCTGCTGGCCAGCCACTCGCCGGTCCTGGTCGAGGCCGTGGCCGACGACGTGGTCCGACTGGCCCGGCCGTCGTGA
- a CDS encoding phospholipase D-like domain-containing protein, which produces MATGVALLLTAALLVAGPGGLGRADAAPATDGAAPAAVAAPAGAAAAAEKPNPKYVVKPGITFNHPFRHGKRGKIHRKIVKTLKNAPAGATVRVITWNFDSPYLARKFIAAHKRGVSVQIIMSRGLARSQGGNPSRSYPMMLRAFAQGDKKRPAGLKSWIRTCKQTCRGKRGSMHPKLMIVSRSGATNWIVMQGSGNFTGAAAVQQFNDWTTVTENKALYDGWMHMWDQATQDRNFPVLRFTTGNITSMFAPHRKHTDPALTVLNKVQCTGATNTASGRTKVRIANAVWGEERGARIARKARQLDRQGCDVEIVFMMMQRKIRGILRGMRAKQMVYIVGSTADKFKDRYVHMKGLAVQGNVDGRSDGNVVLSSSENWTRLGWHSDEQNIIIRGDAAMTQKYVKHVDLIYREAPRKLSNYVNSADPDPKPRKDAPEDSRYLGPKDYPFHELEAELS; this is translated from the coding sequence GTGGCGACGGGGGTGGCGCTGCTGCTCACGGCGGCGCTGCTGGTCGCCGGGCCGGGGGGCCTGGGCCGGGCGGACGCCGCGCCGGCGACCGACGGGGCCGCGCCCGCAGCGGTCGCGGCGCCCGCAGGAGCCGCGGCGGCGGCCGAGAAGCCCAACCCGAAGTACGTCGTGAAGCCGGGGATCACGTTCAACCACCCGTTCCGCCACGGCAAGCGCGGCAAGATCCACCGCAAGATCGTCAAGACGCTCAAGAACGCGCCGGCCGGCGCCACCGTCCGCGTCATCACGTGGAACTTCGACTCGCCGTACCTCGCCCGCAAGTTCATCGCCGCCCACAAGCGGGGCGTCTCGGTGCAGATCATCATGTCCCGCGGGCTCGCCCGGTCGCAGGGGGGCAACCCCAGCCGCTCGTACCCGATGATGCTGCGCGCCTTCGCGCAGGGGGACAAGAAGCGGCCCGCGGGCCTGAAGAGCTGGATCCGGACCTGCAAGCAGACCTGCCGGGGCAAGCGCGGGTCGATGCACCCGAAGCTGATGATCGTCAGCCGGTCGGGCGCCACGAACTGGATCGTCATGCAGGGCTCCGGCAACTTCACCGGCGCCGCCGCGGTGCAGCAGTTCAACGACTGGACCACGGTCACGGAGAACAAGGCGCTGTACGACGGCTGGATGCACATGTGGGACCAGGCGACCCAGGACCGGAACTTCCCGGTGCTGCGGTTCACCACCGGCAACATCACCTCCATGTTCGCGCCCCACCGCAAGCACACCGACCCGGCGCTGACCGTGCTCAACAAGGTGCAGTGCACGGGCGCCACCAACACGGCGAGCGGGCGTACCAAGGTGCGGATCGCCAACGCGGTGTGGGGCGAGGAGCGCGGGGCGCGGATCGCGCGGAAGGCGCGTCAGCTCGACCGCCAGGGCTGCGACGTCGAGATCGTGTTCATGATGATGCAGCGCAAGATCCGCGGCATCCTGCGCGGCATGCGCGCCAAGCAGATGGTCTACATCGTCGGCTCGACGGCCGACAAGTTCAAGGACCGCTACGTCCACATGAAGGGCCTCGCCGTGCAGGGCAATGTCGACGGCCGCAGCGACGGCAACGTGGTGCTGTCCAGCAGCGAGAACTGGACCCGGCTCGGCTGGCACTCCGACGAGCAGAACATCATCATCCGCGGCGACGCGGCGATGACGCAGAAGTACGTCAAGCACGTCGACCTGATCTACCGCGAGGCGCCGCGGAAGCTGAGCAACTACGTCAACTCCGCGGACCCCGACCCCAAGCCCCGGAAGGACGCTCCCGAGGACAGCAGGTACCTCGGGCCGAAGGACTACCCCTTCCACGAGCTCGAGGCCGAGCTGAGCTGA
- a CDS encoding thiolase family protein gives MVDERIVLVDGARTPIGSFGGVFKDVPGFELGATAVRAALDRSGVAATDVREVVMGCIGQVGPDAYNARRVAITAGLPTGVPAYTVNRLCGSGLQAIWSAAMEMRWNDLDITLAGGDESMTRMPFYDFGARDGYRLGDRTLVDGTVMMLTDPFHGIHMGITAEKVAERYGVSRVEQDEFAAESQRRAATAEAKAVFAEEIVPVEVGGRRPVTVSEDEHPKPGTTVETLAGLRPAFQKDGTVTAGNASGINDGAAAVVLARESAATERGLRPLVALEAVATAAMEPELMGYAPVLALKALFERTGTSPSDIGTIELNEAFASQAVAVIRDAGLGPERVNPYGGAIALGHPVGATGAILSLRVARDLVRRDLELGIVTMCIGGGQALAALFRRV, from the coding sequence ATGGTGGACGAGCGGATCGTGCTGGTGGACGGCGCGCGGACCCCGATCGGCAGCTTCGGCGGCGTCTTCAAGGACGTGCCGGGGTTCGAGCTGGGCGCGACGGCCGTGCGCGCCGCCCTCGACCGGTCGGGGGTGGCGGCGACGGATGTCCGAGAGGTCGTCATGGGCTGCATCGGCCAGGTCGGACCGGACGCCTACAACGCCCGCCGGGTGGCGATCACGGCCGGGCTGCCGACCGGCGTGCCGGCGTACACCGTCAACCGGCTGTGCGGATCGGGCCTGCAGGCCATCTGGTCGGCCGCCATGGAGATGCGGTGGAACGACCTCGACATCACCCTGGCCGGCGGCGACGAGTCGATGACCCGGATGCCGTTCTACGACTTCGGCGCCCGCGACGGCTACCGGCTGGGCGACCGGACGCTCGTCGACGGCACCGTGATGATGCTGACCGATCCCTTCCACGGCATCCACATGGGCATCACCGCGGAGAAGGTCGCCGAGAGGTACGGCGTCTCCCGGGTCGAGCAGGACGAGTTCGCGGCCGAGTCCCAGCGTCGCGCCGCCACCGCGGAGGCCAAGGCGGTCTTCGCCGAGGAGATCGTTCCGGTGGAGGTGGGCGGTCGCCGCCCGGTGACCGTGAGCGAGGACGAGCATCCCAAGCCGGGCACGACCGTCGAGACCCTCGCCGGCCTCCGGCCCGCCTTCCAGAAGGACGGCACGGTCACCGCGGGCAACGCCTCCGGGATCAACGACGGCGCGGCCGCCGTCGTCCTGGCCCGCGAGTCCGCGGCGACGGAGCGCGGGCTGCGTCCGCTCGTCGCGCTGGAGGCGGTGGCGACCGCGGCGATGGAGCCCGAGCTGATGGGCTACGCGCCGGTGCTCGCGCTGAAGGCGCTGTTCGAGCGGACCGGCACCTCGCCGTCCGACATCGGGACGATCGAGCTCAACGAGGCCTTCGCCTCGCAGGCCGTCGCCGTGATCCGCGACGCCGGCCTGGGCCCCGAGCGGGTGAACCCCTACGGCGGCGCGATCGCCCTCGGCCACCCGGTCGGCGCGACCGGCGCGATCCTCTCCCTGCGCGTCGCGCGGGACCTGGTCCGGCGCGACCTCGAGCTCGGCATCGTCACCATGTGCATCGGCGGCGGGCAGGCGCTGGCCGCGCTCTTCCGGCGGGTGTGA
- a CDS encoding enoyl-CoA hydratase/isomerase family protein: MGQVRYEVEDRIAFVTLDAPETRNALGDALLDELLAAVERAGADDTVRVVVLASSHDRVFSAGGDLKAFASDTPIIEKYAGLDRFPRLYALIGGLGKPVICAAGGDVLAGAFGLALACDLVIAREGVRFGCPEINVGVFPFMISALIYRNVPRMRANQLMMLGEPIDAREAERLDIVNVVVPAEDFDATVRDWAGRLAAKSPLLMRLGKDAIDATRDLALPEALSALQSQLALAFTTEDIKEGVTAFREKRAPEWRMR; encoded by the coding sequence ATGGGCCAGGTCCGCTACGAGGTCGAGGACCGGATCGCGTTCGTCACCCTCGACGCGCCCGAGACCCGCAACGCCCTCGGCGACGCGCTTCTCGACGAGCTGCTCGCCGCGGTCGAGCGCGCCGGCGCCGACGACACGGTGCGCGTGGTCGTGCTCGCCTCGTCCCACGACCGCGTGTTCTCGGCGGGCGGCGACCTCAAGGCGTTCGCGAGCGACACCCCGATCATCGAGAAGTACGCCGGCCTCGACCGCTTCCCCCGCCTCTACGCGCTGATCGGCGGACTCGGCAAGCCGGTGATCTGCGCGGCCGGCGGCGACGTGCTCGCCGGCGCCTTCGGTCTCGCGCTCGCCTGCGACCTGGTGATCGCGCGCGAGGGAGTGCGCTTCGGCTGCCCCGAGATCAACGTGGGGGTGTTCCCGTTCATGATCTCGGCGCTGATCTATCGCAACGTCCCGCGGATGCGCGCGAACCAGCTGATGATGCTCGGCGAGCCGATCGACGCACGCGAGGCGGAGCGGCTCGACATCGTCAACGTGGTCGTCCCGGCCGAGGACTTCGACGCCACGGTGCGGGACTGGGCCGGCCGGCTCGCCGCGAAGTCGCCCCTGCTGATGCGGCTGGGCAAGGACGCGATCGACGCGACCCGCGACCTGGCGCTCCCGGAGGCCCTGTCGGCGCTGCAGTCCCAGCTCGCCCTCGCCTTCACGACCGAGGACATCAAGGAGGGCGTCACCGCCTTCCGGGAGAAGCGTGCGCCCGAGTGGCGCATGCGCTGA
- a CDS encoding zinc-binding dehydrogenase, translating to MKAILQEAYGPAEVLRLGDRPAPEAQPGWTVVELRAAALNWHDVLVRQGRYDSPLPHTPGADGAGIDLATGEEVVILPSLWWGADESAPGPEWEILGDHRPGTYAERVAVPSGCVAPRPAGLSWSQAAALPLVGLTTYRALFSRARLRAGETLLVLGAGGGVATTAVMLAASVGVRVVVTSSADAKIDQAVALGAAGGVRYDGDGTASWPEAARELAGGRGFDVVLDSVGSWPEAIRALRPGGRLVVLGASRADRAEIDVRPFYFGQYDLLGTTMGSPHDFAGLLRLMAEHDVPPPVVDRSFPLDRAADAHAHLESGSGFGKVVLEI from the coding sequence ATGAAGGCGATCCTGCAGGAGGCCTACGGCCCCGCAGAGGTGCTGAGGCTCGGCGACCGTCCCGCCCCGGAGGCGCAGCCTGGATGGACGGTCGTCGAGCTGCGTGCCGCGGCGCTCAACTGGCACGACGTCCTCGTCCGCCAGGGCAGGTACGACTCGCCGCTGCCGCACACGCCGGGAGCGGACGGGGCCGGCATCGACCTCGCCACGGGCGAGGAGGTCGTCATCCTGCCCTCCCTGTGGTGGGGTGCCGACGAGTCCGCGCCCGGTCCCGAGTGGGAGATCCTCGGCGATCACCGCCCCGGCACCTACGCCGAGCGAGTCGCGGTGCCGTCCGGGTGCGTGGCGCCCCGGCCCGCGGGCCTGAGCTGGTCCCAGGCGGCCGCTCTGCCCCTGGTCGGGCTGACCACCTACCGCGCCCTCTTCTCCCGCGCCCGACTGCGCGCCGGCGAGACCCTGCTCGTCCTCGGAGCGGGTGGGGGAGTGGCGACGACGGCCGTGATGCTCGCCGCCTCGGTGGGCGTCCGCGTCGTCGTCACCTCGTCCGCCGATGCCAAGATCGACCAGGCGGTCGCGCTGGGTGCGGCCGGCGGGGTCCGCTACGACGGCGACGGGACGGCGTCCTGGCCCGAGGCGGCTCGCGAGCTGGCCGGCGGCCGGGGCTTCGACGTCGTCCTCGACTCGGTCGGCAGCTGGCCGGAGGCCATCCGGGCGCTCCGGCCCGGCGGGAGGCTGGTCGTGCTCGGCGCCAGCCGGGCCGACCGGGCCGAGATCGACGTGCGACCGTTCTACTTCGGCCAGTACGACCTGCTCGGCACCACGATGGGCAGCCCCCACGACTTCGCCGGCCTGCTGCGCCTGATGGCCGAGCACGACGTCCCGCCCCCGGTCGTCGACCGCTCCTTCCCCCTCGACCGCGCCGCGGACGCCCACGCTCATCTCGAGTCGGGCTCCGGCTTCGGCAAGGTCGTCCTCGAGATCTGA
- a CDS encoding LLM class flavin-dependent oxidoreductase — MTTDIELGVALNDAFLEASPRRRRDLLARMEDAGLDHLTVGDHISFHGGVGFDGFVAASTALATSDTLNVLMGVYLAGLRHPMATARQLATVGQIAPGRLTLGVGVAGEDRREVANMGVDPASRGRRMDETLEVLRRLATGETIDHEGEFFRLEGASILPAPQPRVPIVIGGGGEVAVRRTVEHGDGWLGMWCSARRYAATHRQIVDGFAAAGREGPTFAGLNIWVGLGADAAAARAALGERMSALYNLPPEKFQHISAAGTPDDVAAFVAPYVDGGARTITLIPVAGSTDAAIELSGQVRERLRALAAVR; from the coding sequence ATGACGACGGACATCGAGCTCGGAGTCGCGCTCAACGACGCCTTCCTCGAGGCCTCTCCGCGACGCCGACGCGATCTGCTCGCCCGGATGGAGGACGCCGGACTGGACCACCTGACGGTCGGCGACCACATCAGCTTCCACGGCGGCGTCGGCTTCGACGGCTTCGTCGCCGCCAGCACCGCGCTCGCCACCAGCGACACCCTCAACGTGCTGATGGGGGTCTACCTCGCCGGCCTGCGTCATCCGATGGCGACCGCGCGGCAGCTGGCCACGGTCGGCCAGATCGCGCCGGGGCGGCTCACCCTCGGCGTCGGCGTCGCCGGGGAGGACCGCCGGGAGGTCGCCAACATGGGCGTCGATCCCGCGAGTCGCGGACGCCGGATGGACGAGACCCTCGAGGTGCTGCGCCGGCTCGCGACCGGAGAGACGATCGACCACGAGGGCGAGTTCTTCCGGCTCGAGGGAGCCAGCATCCTCCCCGCACCGCAGCCGCGGGTGCCGATCGTGATCGGCGGCGGGGGTGAGGTCGCCGTCCGCCGGACGGTCGAGCACGGCGACGGCTGGCTCGGCATGTGGTGCTCGGCCCGCCGGTACGCCGCCACGCACCGGCAGATCGTCGACGGCTTCGCCGCGGCGGGGCGGGAGGGCCCGACGTTCGCGGGCCTGAACATCTGGGTCGGGCTCGGTGCCGACGCCGCGGCCGCGCGGGCGGCCCTCGGCGAGCGGATGTCGGCTCTCTACAACCTGCCGCCGGAGAAGTTCCAGCACATCAGTGCGGCCGGGACGCCCGACGACGTCGCCGCGTTCGTCGCGCCGTACGTCGACGGGGGCGCGCGCACGATCACCCTGATCCCGGTCGCCGGCTCCACCGACGCCGCGATCGAGCTCTCGGGTCAGGTGCGCGAGCGGCTCCGCGCCCTCGCGGCGGTGCGATGA
- a CDS encoding epoxide hydrolase family protein: MAAALPPSGAVRAFVPEVRDEQVADLRARLALTRWPEEATEPGAAQGPALADVQRLVGHWRDGYDWAAFAGRIASVPQLKVDIDGLGVHAMHVRSRRSDAIPLLLTHGWPSTCYEFLRLLPLLAEPAQGLAFHVVAPSLPGYGWSDRPSEPGWGIERTADAWAALMDRLGYPRFVAHGGDWGAVVSTTLARRHPERVRGLHLTLPMSAATDDDRATASPREQRGLIREAAYRRDGSAYAQLQRTRPQTIGYALVDSPVGLCAWIAEKMWAWSDTAPDGGSLLSDDDVLDAVSVYWLSATGASAARLYREVDWRAQQAPVDVPTGCSIFPAEIIRPPRTAVERQYRRLCHWRELERGGHFPAAEVPELLAAEIRELAEQLHRLESSPVNGQSNPCEGPR; the protein is encoded by the coding sequence GTGGCGGCGGCCCTCCCGCCGAGCGGCGCCGTCCGGGCGTTCGTGCCGGAGGTCCGCGACGAGCAGGTCGCGGACCTGCGGGCACGGCTCGCGCTCACGCGCTGGCCCGAGGAGGCGACCGAGCCGGGCGCTGCCCAGGGGCCGGCGCTCGCGGACGTGCAGCGCCTCGTCGGCCACTGGCGCGACGGCTACGACTGGGCCGCCTTCGCCGGTCGCATCGCGTCGGTCCCGCAGCTCAAGGTGGACATCGACGGGCTGGGCGTGCATGCGATGCATGTCCGCTCGCGCCGTTCCGACGCCATCCCCCTCCTGCTGACCCACGGCTGGCCGAGCACCTGCTACGAGTTCCTGCGCCTGCTCCCGCTGCTGGCCGAGCCGGCGCAGGGCCTCGCCTTCCACGTCGTGGCGCCCTCGCTGCCCGGCTACGGCTGGAGCGACCGGCCGTCGGAGCCCGGCTGGGGCATCGAGCGGACGGCCGACGCCTGGGCAGCGCTGATGGACCGCCTCGGATACCCACGGTTCGTGGCCCACGGTGGTGACTGGGGCGCCGTCGTCAGCACCACCCTCGCCCGACGGCACCCGGAGCGGGTCCGCGGCCTCCACCTCACGCTGCCGATGTCGGCCGCGACGGACGACGACCGGGCCACCGCGTCGCCGCGTGAGCAGCGCGGCCTGATCCGGGAGGCGGCGTACCGAAGGGACGGCTCTGCCTATGCGCAGCTCCAGCGCACCCGTCCGCAGACGATCGGCTACGCCCTGGTCGACTCGCCGGTGGGCCTGTGCGCGTGGATCGCGGAGAAGATGTGGGCCTGGTCCGACACGGCGCCGGACGGTGGCAGCCTGCTCAGTGACGACGACGTGCTGGACGCCGTCTCCGTCTACTGGCTGAGCGCGACCGGTGCGTCCGCCGCCCGGCTCTACCGGGAGGTGGACTGGCGCGCGCAGCAGGCGCCGGTCGACGTCCCGACCGGGTGCTCGATCTTCCCGGCCGAGATCATCCGGCCCCCGCGGACCGCGGTCGAGCGCCAGTACCGCCGGCTGTGCCACTGGCGGGAGCTGGAGCGAGGCGGCCACTTCCCGGCGGCGGAGGTCCCGGAGCTGCTCGCCGCCGAGATCCGGGAGCTCGCCGAGCAGCTGCACCGGTTGGAGAGTTCTCCAGTTAATGGTCAGTCCAATCCTTGTGAAGGTCCTCGATGA